Proteins from a genomic interval of Candidatus Bipolaricaulota bacterium:
- a CDS encoding MBL fold metallo-hydrolase, translating to MKIKWIGHSCFLIEGDGVRIITDPYDERLPYRPPDFPADVVTVSHEHFDHNAVSRVKGNPEVVRGVGEHVARGINFVGIKSYHDEEGGAKRGENTIFKFALEGITLAHFGDFGQRLTDEQAAALADVEAVFIPVGGYFTIGPDEALEVIRRLPNLRVVFPMHYKTDILGDDFPIAPVENFSRRVQNVRRIGSSEVSLTKESLPATQEVWILDYA from the coding sequence ATGAAGATCAAGTGGATCGGACATTCCTGTTTCCTGATCGAGGGCGATGGGGTGCGGATCATCACCGATCCGTATGACGAGCGGCTCCCGTATCGGCCTCCTGATTTTCCGGCTGATGTCGTCACCGTAAGCCACGAGCACTTCGATCATAACGCCGTCTCGCGCGTGAAGGGGAACCCGGAGGTGGTACGGGGCGTCGGTGAGCACGTCGCACGCGGAATCAATTTCGTGGGGATCAAGTCCTACCACGATGAGGAAGGGGGAGCAAAGCGGGGGGAGAACACGATCTTCAAGTTCGCCCTCGAGGGGATCACCCTGGCCCACTTCGGGGACTTCGGCCAGCGGCTGACCGACGAACAGGCCGCCGCGCTGGCGGATGTGGAGGCGGTATTCATCCCGGTTGGGGGTTACTTCACTATCGGGCCGGACGAGGCGCTCGAGGTGATACGCCGCTTGCCGAACCTGCGGGTCGTCTTCCCGATGCACTACAAGACCGACATCCTTGGGGACGACTTCCCGATCGCGCCGGTGGAGAACTTCTCCCGCCGGGTGCAAAATGTGCGTCGAATCGGAAGCTCGGAGGTGTCTCTGACCAAGGAGTCCCTCCCGGCGACACAGGAGGTGTGGATACTCGATTATGCCTAA
- a CDS encoding D-alanine--D-alanine ligase produces MKITLHVRSLRDTDQHPLPPDHPEAILRLRSIKLKEKVAVLCGGDSPEREVSLASGRRVAAALEGLGYRVVRGEIEDLNGIVPFLHGVDVAFNLLHGEKGEDGTVQLLLEAMEIPYPGSGPLASSLAMDKPRAREVFIGKGLPVPEGMPYTGEGISEFCSRAVAVLGLPLVLKPGNQGSSVGVEIVHKADRLTAAAAEILDRFGSLLVERYIPGRDLTVGILEQDGSPVALPIVETRPKREFYDYTAKYTPGMTEFLVPAPLPPVVTTRVQEEAVAAHRALGCRGFSRVDFRLGKEDEIPYVLEVNTLPGMTELSDLPMAAAAAGISFPELVEYMLQSAFETEVND; encoded by the coding sequence ATGAAAATCACCCTCCATGTCCGCTCCCTGCGGGACACGGATCAGCATCCATTGCCTCCCGATCACCCGGAAGCTATACTCCGCTTGAGGTCGATAAAGTTGAAGGAGAAGGTGGCGGTACTGTGCGGGGGTGACTCCCCGGAGCGGGAGGTGTCGCTCGCCTCGGGAAGGCGGGTCGCCGCGGCGTTGGAAGGGCTCGGCTATCGGGTGGTACGAGGGGAAATCGAAGACCTCAACGGGATCGTTCCTTTCCTGCACGGTGTTGATGTTGCATTCAACCTATTACACGGAGAAAAGGGGGAGGACGGGACGGTTCAGCTTCTCCTCGAGGCGATGGAGATACCCTACCCCGGGTCGGGTCCATTGGCCAGCTCCCTTGCGATGGACAAGCCGCGGGCACGGGAAGTCTTCATCGGTAAAGGACTTCCCGTTCCGGAAGGGATGCCATACACCGGGGAGGGAATCTCCGAGTTCTGTTCTCGCGCCGTGGCCGTTCTCGGCCTCCCGCTCGTCCTCAAGCCGGGAAATCAGGGCTCAAGCGTAGGAGTGGAGATCGTACATAAAGCAGACCGGCTTACAGCCGCGGCCGCGGAGATCTTGGATCGGTTCGGCTCGCTCCTCGTCGAGCGTTACATCCCGGGGCGGGACCTAACGGTAGGGATCCTGGAGCAAGACGGATCTCCCGTCGCCCTTCCGATCGTGGAGACGCGGCCGAAGCGGGAGTTTTACGACTACACCGCCAAGTACACCCCCGGCATGACCGAGTTCCTCGTCCCGGCCCCTCTCCCCCCGGTGGTGACGACCCGCGTACAGGAGGAGGCGGTCGCTGCGCATCGCGCCCTGGGATGCCGCGGGTTCTCCCGCGTCGATTTTCGCCTCGGAAAGGAGGATGAGATCCCCTACGTTCTCGAGGTGAACACCCTTCCGGGGATGACCGAGCTGAGCGACCTTCCCATGGCCGCGGCCGCGGCGGGAATTTCGTTTCCTGAGCTCGTAGAATACATGCTGCAAAGCGCGTTCGAAACGGAGGTGAACGACTGA
- a CDS encoding PKD domain-containing protein — protein MEKMNHKRRRAARLIAGVALLVSVAILLTGCWLFNKDPIASFTASTLAGEAPLTVNFSAILSSDSDGVITKYEWDFGDGSSGTGASVSHTYTAAGTYTVVLRVTDNDGATATAQKTIIVTAPASSGGGGPGPTASFTATPITGEAPLTVTFNASASTYAGHAITYYSWDFGDGTTGTGITTTHTYAPATTTTYHVVLRIIASDNTEATATKDITVIVNTSPTPSSGPTASFTVTPDSAQIGPHEFQFDPSASDAAAGRELTTYVWSFGDQSSQTETSHNTVKHTYFTSQSSQNFTVTLTVIDDHGATDSYSRTVTVKNLQPVAGFEMRTATGTWGVDDIEIHNAQTVSQTIWFRSQTPSGTYWYNERTVAHNNLPNDSTSNKPDNFETAPYTSGDKNLSYDPEGNGTDGTYVWGIVTYVWNFGDGTTETRSANDDGSCPELSHNYTLAADEQQHTFTVTLEVIDNQGGRGTLTRTVKLYKS, from the coding sequence GTGGAAAAGATGAACCACAAAAGAAGACGAGCGGCACGGCTGATCGCTGGAGTCGCCCTGCTCGTATCAGTGGCGATCCTGCTTACAGGATGCTGGTTGTTCAACAAGGATCCGATCGCTTCGTTCACCGCAAGCACATTGGCCGGAGAAGCGCCGCTCACCGTCAACTTCAGCGCGATCCTTTCCTCCGATTCCGACGGGGTGATCACCAAGTATGAGTGGGACTTCGGCGATGGATCGAGCGGTACAGGAGCCTCGGTCTCCCATACCTATACCGCGGCGGGAACCTACACGGTGGTGTTGCGGGTGACCGACAACGACGGTGCAACGGCGACTGCGCAGAAGACGATCATCGTGACGGCACCAGCGAGTAGCGGTGGTGGGGGACCAGGGCCGACCGCCAGCTTCACTGCGACTCCGATTACCGGGGAGGCGCCGCTGACGGTTACGTTCAATGCTTCGGCCTCGACCTACGCCGGACACGCGATCACTTATTACTCCTGGGATTTCGGGGACGGGACAACCGGGACGGGGATCACCACCACCCATACCTACGCGCCGGCGACGACGACCACCTACCACGTCGTTCTGCGCATCATCGCCTCGGATAACACCGAGGCGACAGCGACGAAGGACATAACCGTCATTGTCAACACATCGCCAACCCCGAGCTCGGGGCCGACCGCCAGCTTCACCGTAACTCCGGACAGCGCGCAGATCGGGCCGCACGAGTTCCAATTCGACCCGTCTGCTTCGGACGCTGCTGCCGGGAGGGAGCTGACCACCTACGTGTGGAGCTTTGGGGACCAGAGCTCACAGACGGAGACGAGCCACAATACAGTGAAACATACGTACTTCACCTCCCAGTCCTCCCAGAACTTCACCGTTACCCTGACCGTGATCGATGATCACGGTGCCACCGACAGCTACTCGCGCACCGTGACGGTGAAGAACCTGCAGCCGGTCGCCGGGTTCGAGATGAGAACCGCTACAGGGACGTGGGGAGTGGATGACATCGAGATCCACAATGCCCAGACCGTTTCCCAGACGATTTGGTTCCGATCGCAGACCCCGTCTGGTACGTACTGGTACAATGAGCGAACCGTTGCTCACAATAACCTGCCGAACGACAGCACTAGCAATAAACCAGACAATTTCGAGACGGCACCTTACACGTCCGGCGATAAAAATCTCTCCTACGATCCTGAAGGGAACGGAACCGATGGTACCTATGTCTGGGGAATCGTCACCTACGTGTGGAACTTCGGGGACGGAACCACGGAGACTAGATCAGCGAACGACGATGGTTCTTGTCCTGAGTTATCCCACAATTACACGCTCGCCGCTGATGAACAGCAGCACACGTTCACCGTGACGCTCGAGGTGATCGACAATCAAGGCGGACGGGGGACGCTCACCCGGACGGTGAAGCTGTACAAGAGCTAG